The following proteins come from a genomic window of Impatiens glandulifera unplaced genomic scaffold, dImpGla2.1, whole genome shotgun sequence:
- the LOC124918176 gene encoding aminoaldehyde dehydrogenase 2-like, giving the protein MIHEFFKTTKFYQDKYIAGIVMGRMTCFTESTFGMFFQLPTEGIHEFSSSPYDIMFEMMNVFADSPLMDIHGKKNFLKDEFALLSDIISKSLLAKESSYEYYKKDDVAACFDFYVDLAEGLDTKKKTLVFVPMEEFKCHVVMEPIGIVGLITPWNYPLLMSTWKVSPSLAVGCTAILKSSERGGPSPGILNVLTGLGHEAGVPLVSHADVNKSVKSLHIKDMDVVVENGIGWMELNEFLEP; this is encoded by the exons ATGATTCATGAATTCTTCAAAACAACCAAGTTCTATCAAGACAAATATATTGCTGGGATCGTTATGGGAAGGATGACATGTTTCACCGAAAGCACGTTCGGTATGTTCTTCCAACTTCCTACTGAAGGTATTCATGAGTTTTCATCTTCCCCTTATGATATCatgtttgaaatgatgaatgtctTTGCTGATTCGCCCCTTATGGATATTCACGGGAAGAAAAACTTCCTGAAAGATGAGTTTGCTCTTCTCAGCGACATCATTTCCAAATCTCTTCTCGCCAAAGAATCTTCATACGAGTACTATAAGAAG GATGATGTAGCGGCGTGTTTTGATTTCTATGTGGATCTTGCGGAAGGCTTAGACACAAAGAAGAAGACTCTTGTTTTTGTGCCAATGGAAGAGTTTAAGTGTCATGTTGTTATGGAACCTATTGGGATTGTTGGCCTGATCACACCATG gaatTACCCTCTGCTAATGAGCACATGGAAAGTTTCTCCTTCCTTGGCTGTAGGTTGTACTGCAATTCTCAAGTCATCTGAG AGAGGTGGGCCATCCCCAGGTATCCTTAATGTGCTGACAGGTCTAGGCCATGAAGCAGGTGTTCCTTTAGTCTCTCATGCCGATGTGAATAAG AGTGTTAAATCTCTACATATTAAGGATATGGACGTGGTTGTTGAGAATGGTATTGGATGGATGGAACTTAATGAATTTCTGGAGCCTTGA